The sequence below is a genomic window from Hyperolius riggenbachi isolate aHypRig1 chromosome 7, aHypRig1.pri, whole genome shotgun sequence.
ATCTCACAGGGGTGTCTTATCATTATGCAGTTTATCTTCCATATTAAATGTTCCGAATACACTGACCACGCTAGCAACTGGGTCAAACCAATGGAATAAGCATTAATGAATATAAAATTGATTCTTATGTAAGAGAAGGAGCTGAAGACTGGTAGCTGCCTGTAGCCTTCAATTATCTTTCAATTATCCAGGGTGCAGCTGACCCATAAACTGATTACACATTCTTGGTGACTTAGCGATATTAGTAGGTAAATGTGCAATATGATTGTATTGCTATGTCCCTTGAAAGGTCATCACTACCTATATTTAATAAATGACCTCTGTTATCCTTCCATAAAAATTAAACTGTGGTCTCTATAGTTTCTATGATCTCCAGGTCAGTCTTGGAAGGAGATACCAGTGGAGAAGGCTCATGTTCCCAGCAACCATCTGGACTGCAGTCCTCTTCTGAACTGAGTTCTGCCCCTTCCTCTGTGTCTTCATCACAGGACTCTAAGTATGGGATTCCTACTGCATTGATTCCAGAGTCTTCTGAGTTGGAAGGTGAAGAGCAATGATCTATTTTTGGTCCATCTGTGGTGTCTTTGGGTGTGTAAACTTCCTGTAGAAATTCTCTTTCAGGCCTTGACCTGACACATGGTTgtgcaggaggaggtggtggtggctGTTGTCGTTGCACATAGCACATCTTCCCATTGATACACTTTACCTGATAATTATCCAGGAAGAGGTCAGAAATGGTACAGTAGCGGGGAGATTCTGGAATGAATGGAGGCTGGAAGGTAGAAGCTACCTTGAGAAACTGCTCGGCCAGCGAGACAGAAATCTGGATTGTGTTGGTTTGTTCCTGTGGTTCCACTGGAATTTCTGTGCTTGGTAGTTGCTCTACTGGTGTCATAGGCTGGTATACATATTTGCCTAAAAAACATAAACACATAAACAAAATTTAGGGAACATACCATTTTATGGCATTTACTACCTCCAATAAATAAAACCCTCTACAACATAACAGTGTAATTCCAaagccaaaaaaaaaaggcagaatgCATTTCGTATACTATTTGAGTATATATTCAATTACATCATATTCATGTACATGACATGTACATATTTTGTTGCCTACActaagtgttttttttgtgtttgtttggcGTACAATTAAATAATATCATTAAGATGTTCCCAGTGTCTTATCATCCGCTGGGCTAAAGCTCATAAATGTCTGACACCGTCTTCTAAATTTTCTACAGTGATGTCAAAATTGCTGTCAATGCACTTCAGTGTGTTATAGGGGCTGAAAACACACTGGTCAGTTTCCAAGTAGCCTAGAGGTCAACAATGACTTCACTCAAAGGCCAGGTTgtgtatatctaatcttcttttctttgtcaagctttgtcaacccagggaggaatgggctgcctctgttgtaatgaatacaagttatgcacgccccctgcaggctcagcgtctctgctctgtttcagcttgtctgatgcagtttgtgaggctgaggggggagggaactGCCTGTCTCATGCTGATAAACTGtgcgaatcccagactggagtgcagattattcactatgtaataagaacttgtagtgtactgtaacatgatatatatatatatatatatatatatacacatatatgttaTGTGTAAACATGCGCCGAGACATAGAGGAGGAGAAGAACTGCGTGGAGAGAGTGCCCTGGACTGTGTAGCCACCGCCGCCTGCCAGGATAGGTTAATTACTGTTGCAGCTTCACACAAGGGACCCGGGGAGCAGTGAgagcggggggagcaggcataattTAGCAGGGTTGGAAGCACAAGGCCGGTGCAGAGATCGGGGGCCCTTTGCCTCTATTGTAGCGccatccctgtatatatatatatatatatatatatatatatatatatatatatatatatatatatatatgtatatatatatatatatatatatatatatatatatatatatatatacacaggggcCTTTTTCTTgactatacacatacatatatatatacatacatatatatatgaacatcacttcctggttagcagccatgatttttgtttgtaaacactgcctaaaactggcggttaaaagccaggatcgcggcaggGAGCagtggaaatggcaaagagggatccaggagatcacagtgactcgatttgtatgttttttattgcgcaaatcggacagtacagattctcgttAGTATGGAAAAAATGATCATGCAAAGTATGAAATCTGGTACAGTATAACAATATTCCTATGCTAGTTttgatggaaaaaaaatcctaaaTGCACATGAATGAATAAATCACTTCCGCAGTGATGATGTTAATGTTTCTCTGAAAATATGAATACTTGCTGCAGAAGTGCCTGCAAATTCCTCCATGTGGCACTTGACCGCAAAAGCATGTTCAACACGCTTTCTACTTTCAGCATCTATCATTTCTATAGGTTAATTGAAGATGCATTCTTTAATAAGAAAtattaaagaaaagaaatattaAAGTGCTGGCTTTGCACTGGTACCATTTTGTAGGACATGTAGGATGGGTTCAGTGTTGCTGAATCCCCCCAAAATGAATAACTACTCTAATTTTCCATGTTTTCTGCCTTATTGGTGTGTTTCTCTAGAAACTGTTGCTTAATGTAGTTGCATTAACTTGAATAATTAGCATAATACAGccaataaagcaaaaaaaaaaaagtaatatattcCTGAATAAACATCTCATTTATGGAGTTCTCACTAAATTCTTTCAAAGGGATGTGAACATTGTACAGTATGCATCTATACACATTAAAATTGAATGAACAATATTGTTAATCTCTTAACactaaaaggtggccatacactggcccgatttgcgcccgtttcgacagcagattcgatcactggatcgaatctgctgccaatcgttcacgctacacgccgaatttcgatccattccctcCGATCCTATCGATCGCGccatgcggaaaataaccgtcgatcgcccgcgggtaaagagcgcatcgctagcggcgttcgagtgcccgacgatcgacgcaatagagccgcatacattacctgctccgccggcgcgactcccgggtctccgctcttctccgtctccgctctggtctggtctccggcatgcttcccttcttcctgtcccggcaggaagtttaaacagtagagggcgctctactgtttaaactttccccagacaggaagaagggaagcatgccggagaccagaccagagcggagacggagaagaagagcggtgaccgggggcagtcgcaccagcggagcaggtaatgtatgcgggtggggggagcggcggcagcaccaccacaacagattgtgatcggattcaggctgaaatcggttcacaatctgtttgcagtaaaggtagccatacgatccctctctgatcagattcgatcagatagggatctgtctgttggtagaatctgatggcaaatcgaccagtgtatggctaccttaagacttgTTTCACACCAAACTGTTGCATTTCTTTGTGTTATAACGTACACATAACAATATTATATAACAATGACAATATTTGCGGAAGAGTGCAATGTAATGCATGCAAAGATACAAATAACCAATGTGCACCTTCATTGACTAACATTTCATGCAACTGTGCATCAATGTGTGTGAGTGTACCGCTGCATGTTCTGTGCTGCTAACCACATAATTTtaatgttttttcaataaaagagcttatttactgcagtgccagcctccatcgtgtATACTGCCTTCATTTGGACCAGGGAATGCGGTGGTCCGCTGAGGCTTGGACACGCTGTCCCCTTGGAGTGAGTGCTactcattttaccattgaaatattTGGTATGGatcataagacgcagtgacttttttcccccacttttgggggagaaaaagtgagtcttatagtccaaaaaatacagtatataaagagGAAGGTTACAATTTAAAGGCAGATGGTGATGTGCTAAGGCATTAGAGTTAGTGGCCTAGCAGAGGTATGAGAGGTAGatactgtatgcagtgtagtATTAGAATTTAATTAAATGGCTAACTTGTGCGTTGCACAACATGACACAGTTCTCAATGAAGGGCATTGTTTTGTTGGGTAATTTTAGTAAGtttaataagaaaaacaaaaaaaataacttcAAGCCTCTCTGCAAGCATGTGATCATGTTTTGGTTATGATTTTTGTGTAGAATAAATCAAGGAGCAGAAGTGAGACATGACCATAGTCATAACCAGTCACACAGTGGTTGTTAAATAAATCACCTGATCAATTCAATCATATATGGAAAGAGGATAGGAGGTTCCTCAAGTGAGGAAATAGGAGTAGGTTAAAGCCACTTACCTCCGAATGTAGAAAGTCTAGGTTGATGTGGGGAATGAGCATGTACATGTGCCTGGTGGttaccacatactgtatatagtggCATTTCTGAAGAGGTGAATGATATGATTCTTCAATAACCTGTTATTGtttccatacaatttttttgttcatACTTTAGGAGGTAAGTGACCACAGCCTACACTCCTATTACCTCACTTGGGAAGTTTCATATCCCCTTTCCTATAGCTTTATATTCCATATAGGTACAGAGTCTGTTTGGCCCTTGGCCATGGCCCTAACAACACTTGTTAGAGAGCAACCAAAGAAGAGGTTTCAGTTTCACAAAACTGTTACTGACATGTGCTGAGGTATTTACtgcagtcagtaatttacctcactgcctggtaatttcagcttgtcatgcggcaacagccttagtgaattgacatttcactaaatgatcggtaaaatcaggtgTCAACAGGATGATGCCATTAGCACAAGGGATGACTTCAGatgattattcttttttttttttacatatgatAGGTGCAAAGCCATTTGTAAAGATGTAAATTAGCTGCATACATGCTGATTTATTAAGTTGTTTTTGAATTTAAAGCAATTCTTATGCAGTGAGGATGCAAACTGTTAACATGTAAAATACCTCACATTCTTTGTGGTCTGAGACTATATAATACTGACAGCTAAAAAAGTGTTGTTGTTTCAGTGAATATTTTATTCAATTTATTTTCGCTTTTATGCAATGTGCTGTACATGATGAATGATAAAATGCTTAAATAAACAGAATTTCTTGAGAAGATATACTACACACAGACACATCTTCAGAAATCCACATGGGAGAGCAAATTTTCGAGTAAAAATCTACTTCAGAAGTAGCAAGCTGGTATATTAAAGAATATCTAGTTTTCGTCTGATTAGAGCATCCCACAGGAGTATTGCTGATTACCTTCTTTCTTCAGATGCCTACTCAAAATGCAATTAGCGGTTTTCATACTAAGCAACTGCCAAAAACTACAGACTGTAGCTATGTACAGCGATGGTTAAACATGGTTAACCTGGAACTGATGTAACAGGGTAAACCCTACACTATGCAATATATggaacagacagacacacataagtATATTGATGCTGACAGTTTTGCTTTTTTGTTTGGTTGGGTTTTTCTTGCTGTAGAAAGATATTATTCTGTTCAAGGTAGACCTTTTGAAAAATTGttgcatgaagagatggactagtccaaaacctgttgcttctgtcagagttctactacctactgaaagtgacagcaacataggagaaaggtaatttatggctcattttattctggaaaaaacatacttcttatttgtctatgtttgcacatattttaaattttacaattttttgccatagtgcccctttaaataaaagcaactttcttgagtaaaaaaaaaaaatatgccatCCTAAAATATCTTGATTCTTTTATATTGCTCTTTAAAAATACCCACAGTGCACAAATAAGGTGCTGCAATCATATAAAAGACAGCAATAAAAGAAGAAGAATTTAAaagatatatttttttacttctcataTCATAAAAGTCTTGCAAGTATAACGAGATCAAAGCATGACTTTTTCAAAACCATGATTAACAACAGTTCTCATGCTGTACTTAGTTTTAATTTTACACACTTCTTCATAAATAATTAAGCATGAGTATTTCAAAATAGAATTTATCACACTGTGTGATTATACCCATTATGTTCATTCTACAATTAATTATGTGTGCTGAAATGCATAAAACATGTTATATTTTAGCAAACATATAGCTAAAAGCAgtaaagcaaataaaatattcggaATATACTGACAACCACATCAGCccgcgggttgttttcaccttatggatgagattaattttcacattttagcacctctcccattcattccccaataactttatcactacttctcacaattaaatgaactaccttgtttttttttttgccaccaattatgctttctttaggtggtacattatgctaagtattttttttctaaatgaatttaatagaaataaaaagaaaaaaatcgaaaaaaatcattatttctctgtttttggccattatagttttaaaataaaacaaaaacagtgtgcataaaagccacacattttatttgcccatttgtcccggtttttgcaacatttaaattatatcccttgtacagtggttcccaaccttttttaagtcgtgacacatcacaccaaacGCTCAGACCTCTGTGACACATCAACCCTCTTCCCCCAAATAAAACACCCTCGGGctcattataggtaggtaggtaggtagccaggtataggtccttagtataggtagccaggcaaaggtgccctttagaatagatagccaggagtatgTGCaaagtgtaggtgcccccagtatcggtagccagaagtaggtgccctcaggataagtagcaaggtataggtgaccTCATGATAGATAGCTAagtgtagatgccctcagtataggtagtgaggagTAGATGccctcagaataggtagcaaAGGGGtgggtgccttcaggataggtagcgAGGTGAATATGCCCTCTGGGGAGGTAGCGAGGTGTAGGTGCACTCAGGATAGACAGCCAAGAGtaggtgccttcagcataggtagtgaggtgtaggtgccctcagtatagatagctaagaATAGGTGACCCTAGTAGCATGTGCTGGCAGTCGGTCACTCACCAGCTCTATGcattccagcgctgtctcccTCCATACTTCCCTGCCTCTGCTACGTGtatagttagagcagggctactaGAAAATGGATGCCGTTGTCTGCATTTTTGGACATCAGTGGCCATTTTCTTGAAGCCCTGCTGTAGACGAGGCGGATCTCAGGAGCGAGGAGGGGATAAAGTGGGGAGATGCATCGAGTGGCGACACATAGCCAGGGCTGCCGCAACataaatgtgtcgcggcacaccaTTTGGGAATCACTGCCCCAGTACAatttagaaaaacaaaaatttgctttcctaaaacagaaagaatttgcgataattcaggttggagtgagctcgagatgtctcccagagcaccactgctgaatatatgcaaattaaccattgtacccttagaagctaaacacacctccagaaccgctggaatgcaatgatgtgtcagcttgttaaattgtacagagccatattaatccaacatgcatacagactgtttcggattgtttgatcctcatcagtgcatggcatggattaatttggctgtttagcttctaagggtacaatggttaatttgcatatattcagcagtggtgctctgggagacatctcgagctcactccaacctgaattatcgcaaattctttctgttttaggaaagcaaatttttgtttttcttaacatcttagtaagggggcttttaggaccattgtagtcccttacacactccaatgagttctgggtcaccatgagcttgctggttagtctgtacctcccagtacaatttatggtgacaatattttatttgtaaataaagctgctttttttcagttttacatctatcactaattacaagcccataatttaataataatataccctcttgacatacatattaaaaaaaagtagtccctaatgcctgtacgtgtaattttactatttgcccacaagatgtccttgcacattATTTTCTATTGCGTACCAtatgtacacaaaaaggaagtaatgcgtggctgtGTTACTTCGGAAGTGACCCAGGCTTCTCATTGATGCCAGAGATCACTGGgacctagaggggagatgaacAAAGTTACCATTTATTAATCTAATGATCGGTGACGGGAGTGGctggaacgagcaagcgggaggGAGTGCTGCAGCACGATTGGTACTAAATCTTaggatgatcactgtttttgaacaaaaacagtgatcattcttgcTGTACAAGAACGGACTGGCTCAGGGGACTTATGtccccctgccaccaatcccccctgtCTCTGGGACCACCACAATGACAGGCTTCCGCCCGCAAATCATGCGCACAGCCCTGCAAACTCAGTGTAGCTCTATTTGTAGCTGggtggaaggggggaggggatgtGTCTGCTTTCCTCACTAAAACCACACACCCCTACTATAGACTGGCAACTATGAGCTCATTTACATAGACTGTCAGTCTCTAGAAGGTGAGGTTTCAGTGGAATGTGCAGGGACACCCTGCCCCATTTGACATGGATTAAAGGGATTTTGCATTGATGTAGTAGGAGTGAGGAGGACGTTCACACCGGCACAGACATCACTGTAAGAGAAGATGGAAAGTGATGAACCCCTGCAACAAGTATGCAAATATAAATTTTTTTCCAGAAAACTGTTACATGCCTTAAAACAACTtatagcaaacctgtgaggtttgtgATGCACACATTTAGTTAATTACCTTAAGGAGGGAAAAGCCTCTGAgtcatccagaagcttcccccattCTAAGCTTCACCCATCCTTTTTTGCCAGGCTGTTCCAGCGCTGAGACCATTGACTGTAGCTGTGCAGGAGAACAGACCTGCTCGAGATTTGATGGAAAAATCTGACCTCAATTgggtttgtgctactgtgcagatgaCTTGCGAAGTAGCACGGATTGATTGGGCTTGGCTTTTCCCCCCAAAGCTCGAGCAGGTCCGTGCTAGTGCACATACCCGAGccattgacaagcccttgtcagcgGTTTCTGTGTGAAGAAAtaggcttccctctcctaagaTAAGCATGCAAATTTGGCACTGTTTTGCCCTACAGGTTTCCTTCAAGAAATAACTACTACACATACTAATGATAAATGGTCCCCAAACAGCCTACACCTACCGGGTACAAGGAATAAAATTGCCCTATGAATCCTCAGCAAGTTTGTAGTAATTCAGGCACCTCATACCAATCTGATCCAACAATACTATAATTCTGCTATACTGGATTACAATCATTATAATTTATTAAAACATACTCCTTTTACAACTCCCCTCCCCCGGAAAACATCTCCTTGTGGGTTCTTAGAATGTGACAGAATCCTACCATTTCTGAAGACTCTATATGAAGACAGTAGCAATCCACAATGTAAATCCTTAAGCTGCAGGGCGCAGTTGGCAGGGTAATTGCATTCTCATGAATAAACATTGTGTACTGGCAGATTAATGTAGTTGTAATGATGGGGTTATTATGGTGACGAGGAGATTGTGTATTAAAGTAATGAACAGCATGGGGATGATGAAAGGGAAGATAAAAAAACTGAGGCTGTAAAATTGTTTTAAGTAGGCAGCCACACATACGCTTCCAAATAACAAATTACATATAGTGCTGCCAAATAAAAGACTTATTAGCGACCCGCAATCCTGCCTGTGTATGAAATTTGCTAAGCAGTAGTAGACACGTGCCTATATGACGTCTGGATGTCAATATGAGGCTAATGCTAACACACTAATATAATGCACAGAATATGCAGAGAAAAGACAGGGGCTCTCAAAAGGTAGCAAAGTAAAATATAGATCAATGTGATAAGCtgactttttaaaaatgtaaatgtatgacAGTGGCTAAAAGCCACAATTTTCTACTGCAATTGGGACAACTTTGGAGATTTTTTTCCGTACATGGATTAGAATTCTTTGTTCTTCAAAAACATGCAAAACCTTGAATAATAAAGCCTAACATACTACTTTCACGATCACAATAACAAAAAAGCCTTGCTTTcaaaacaatacaataataacatttgtaaagaagcagaactagaaaaaaaaattgtattattaGATTGTCAATGCCATG
It includes:
- the C7H3orf70 gene encoding UPF0524 protein C3orf70 homolog, yielding MTATAAQKCLKNDKVDEAQALARSCAGRPDFKPCDGLSICATHSHGKCFRLHWCCHLGWCHCKYVYQPMTPVEQLPSTEIPVEPQEQTNTIQISVSLAEQFLKVASTFQPPFIPESPRYCTISDLFLDNYQVKCINGKMCYVQRQQPPPPPPAQPCVRSRPEREFLQEVYTPKDTTDGPKIDHCSSPSNSEDSGINAVGIPYLESCDEDTEEGAELSSEEDCSPDGCWEHEPSPLVSPSKTDLEIIETIETTV